A stretch of the Notamacropus eugenii isolate mMacEug1 chromosome 2, mMacEug1.pri_v2, whole genome shotgun sequence genome encodes the following:
- the LOC140523442 gene encoding olfactory receptor 5M5, producing MPIPKEMKRGNYTLVTEFILLGLIDRPELQSILFVLFLIIYLITVGGNLVMMVLIKIDARLHTPMYFFLASLSCLDLCYSTNVTPKMLANFLSEKKTISYPACLVQCYFFIAMVITEYYMLAAMAYDRYMAICNPLLYSSKMSKAVCIRLIAGPYIYGFLSGLMETMWTYRLTFCGSNIINHFYCADPPLIRLSCSDTFIKETSMFVVAGFNLSNSLLIILISYILILIAILRMRSAKGRRKAFSTCGSHLVSVTVFYGTLFCMYVRPPTDKSVEQSKIIAVFYTFVSPMLNPIIYSLRNKDVKEAFRKLARKNALSK from the coding sequence ATGCCCATCCCTAAAGAAATGAAGAGAGGGAATTACACACTGGTGACTGAATTTATTCTTTTGGGATTAATCGATCGTCCAGAGCTACAGTCAATCCTTTTTGtgctatttttaataatttaccTCATCACTGTAGGAGGGAATCTTGTAATGATGGTGTTGATAAAGATAGATGCCCGCCTCCACACTCCCATGTACTTCTTTCTTGCTAGTTTATCCTGCCTAGACCTATGCTATTCTACCAATGTCACCCCCAAGATGTTAGCAAACTTCCTATCAGAGAAGAAAACGATTTCATACCCAGCGTGTTTGGTTCAGTGTTATTTCTTCATTGCCATGGTGATTACTGAATATTATATGCTAGCAGCTATGGCCTATGACCGGTACATGGCCATCTGTAATCCCCTGCTCTATAGCAGCAAGATGTCAAAAGCTGTCTGTATCCGTCTGATTGCTGGTCCATACATCTATGGGTTTCTTAGTGGTCTGATGGAAACCATGTGGACATATCGCTTGACTTTCTGTGGCTCCAACATAATCAACCACTTTTATTGTGCTGACCCACCCCTCATACGACTCTCATGCTCTGACACATTCATCAAAGAAACATCCATGTTTGTGGTTGCAGGATTTAATCTCTCCAACTCTCTCCTCATCATTCTTATCTCCTACATCTTAATTCTCATTGCCATCCTGCGAATGCGTTCAGCAAAAGGTAGGCGCAAAGCTTTCTCTACCTGTGGGTCTCATCTGGTGTCAGTGACTGTATTTTATGGAACCCTATTTTGCATGTACGTTAGACCACCCACTGACAAATCAGTGGAACAGTCGAAGATTATAGCTGTTTTCTATACCTTTGTAAGCCCCATGTTGAATCCCATCATTTACAGCCTAAGAAACAAGGATGTGAAAGAAGCATTTCGTAAATTGGCCAGAAAAAATGCCCTGTCTAAATAA